The Iamia majanohamensis genome window below encodes:
- a CDS encoding NAD(P)-dependent oxidoreductase: protein MDIAVLGMGHMGQALAGRLLDAGHTVAIWNRTPGRAPDLVAAGASEAPTVGEAVTGVDLALSSLSADDAVREVALGDGGVRAAITDGTAYIDTSTVSPTTSRELEAVIATFAAMPILGPPAGVGGGTATYLLGGNEAATRVVEPVLADLTETVRRYPTAAQASAAKLTANVLLLDAVVALSEATAVGRAGGLDDDQLRELLEGTPLVPGVLGNRFDGVLTGEQEAWWSTALGAKDARLAVELAATAGRDVPATAATRDQLARAADEGPDGADIATVSNVYR, encoded by the coding sequence ATGGACATCGCAGTGCTCGGGATGGGACACATGGGCCAGGCCCTCGCCGGTCGCCTCCTCGACGCCGGCCACACCGTGGCGATCTGGAACCGGACGCCCGGGCGGGCCCCCGACCTGGTCGCGGCCGGCGCGTCGGAGGCCCCGACCGTGGGCGAGGCCGTCACCGGCGTGGACCTGGCGCTGAGCAGCCTCTCCGCCGACGACGCCGTCCGGGAGGTCGCCCTGGGCGACGGCGGGGTCCGCGCCGCCATCACCGACGGCACCGCGTACATCGACACCTCCACCGTCTCGCCCACCACCAGCCGGGAGCTGGAGGCCGTGATCGCCACCTTCGCGGCCATGCCGATCCTGGGCCCGCCGGCCGGGGTCGGCGGCGGCACGGCCACCTACCTGCTGGGCGGGAACGAGGCCGCCACCCGGGTCGTCGAGCCGGTGCTGGCCGACCTCACCGAGACCGTCCGCCGCTACCCCACCGCCGCGCAGGCCAGCGCAGCGAAGCTCACCGCCAACGTCCTGCTCCTCGACGCCGTGGTCGCCCTGTCCGAGGCCACCGCGGTGGGCCGGGCCGGCGGCCTCGACGATGACCAGCTGCGGGAGCTGCTGGAGGGCACGCCCCTGGTGCCCGGCGTGCTCGGCAACCGCTTCGACGGCGTCCTGACCGGCGAGCAGGAGGCCTGGTGGAGCACCGCCCTCGGCGCCAAGGACGCCCGCCTGGCCGTGGAGCTGGCCGCCACCGCCGGGCGCGACGTCCCCGCCACCGCGGCGACGCGCGACCAGCTGGCCCGGGCCGCCGACGAGGGCCCCGACGGCGCCGACATCGCCACCGTCAGCAACGTCTACCGCTGA
- a CDS encoding YncE family protein produces MPRPTRLLVVALALVLLAAACGDDGGSDDATTTEPLGAAEPAESPVPEVAPAGEVRDLAPQPEGMVYDDETDILAVAVRNATELVLIQGETGEELRRVALPGHARHLRLAGPGGPVLVPAEDSNTLVTVALPGGETTQTEVGEYPHDADAVASGRILVGDEFSGTLSVVDDGDVVHTFDDRDQPGGVVAARDDVAGVVDVGDFTVSTYDVAAEERVDTVPGGEGPTHLVATTDGRLVVADTRGDAIRVFSTDPLEEVATLPLEGTPYGIAYDPEADVVWVTLTATNELVGLDVSGEEPVEVDRIPTVQQANTVAVDPGTGRLWTTSRETGELQTIDP; encoded by the coding sequence GTGCCCCGCCCCACCCGCCTCCTCGTCGTCGCCCTCGCCCTCGTCCTCCTGGCCGCCGCCTGCGGCGACGACGGCGGCTCCGACGACGCCACCACCACCGAGCCCCTGGGCGCGGCCGAGCCGGCCGAGTCCCCCGTGCCCGAGGTGGCCCCGGCCGGCGAGGTCCGCGACCTGGCCCCCCAGCCCGAGGGCATGGTCTACGACGACGAGACCGACATCCTGGCCGTGGCCGTCCGCAACGCCACCGAGCTGGTGCTGATCCAGGGCGAGACCGGCGAGGAGCTCCGGCGGGTGGCCCTGCCCGGCCACGCCCGGCACCTGCGCCTGGCCGGCCCCGGGGGCCCGGTCCTCGTGCCCGCCGAGGACTCCAACACCCTGGTGACCGTGGCGCTCCCCGGCGGGGAGACCACCCAGACCGAGGTGGGCGAGTACCCCCACGACGCCGACGCCGTGGCGTCGGGCCGGATCCTGGTGGGCGACGAGTTCAGCGGCACCCTGTCGGTGGTGGACGACGGCGACGTGGTCCACACCTTCGACGACCGGGACCAGCCGGGGGGCGTGGTCGCGGCGCGCGACGACGTCGCCGGCGTGGTCGACGTGGGGGACTTCACCGTGTCGACCTACGACGTGGCCGCCGAGGAGCGGGTGGACACCGTGCCGGGCGGTGAGGGCCCCACCCACCTGGTCGCCACCACCGACGGCCGCCTGGTCGTGGCCGACACCCGGGGCGACGCCATCCGCGTGTTCTCGACCGACCCCCTGGAGGAGGTCGCGACCCTCCCCCTCGAGGGCACCCCCTACGGGATCGCCTACGACCCCGAGGCCGACGTCGTCTGGGTGACGCTCACGGCCACCAACGAGCTGGTCGGCCTCGACGTCTCCGGCGAGGAGCCGGTCGAGGTCGACCGCATCCCCACCGTCCAGCAGGCCAACACGGTGGCCGTGGATCCCGGCACCGGCCGGCTCTGGACCACCAGCCGGGAGACCGGCGAGCTCCAGACCATCGACCCCTGA
- a CDS encoding helix-turn-helix domain-containing protein, with the protein MSRTAAGGVGPLLRDWRARRGRSQMDLAHDVGVSPKHLSFVETGRSRPSPELVLALAEGLAVPLRERNTLLLAAGFAPRYGEAPLDSPGMARVQASLQRLLDAHAPFPGVVLDRHWDVVLANGPAATLTGLLPADLAGPPLNMFRAGLHPDGLAAHTRNLEDWGRYLLAQLRRLVAVTGDAELAALEAEVGTYPNVVDLRARLDWASPRAEPDLLVPCELEVGSTVLSMFTTLTTFGSPRDITLDELAVELFFPSDAATEEALRALAAPSG; encoded by the coding sequence GTGAGCCGCACCGCCGCGGGCGGCGTCGGCCCCCTCCTGCGGGACTGGCGGGCCCGGCGGGGGCGGAGCCAGATGGACCTGGCCCACGACGTCGGCGTCTCGCCCAAGCACCTGAGCTTCGTGGAGACCGGTCGCTCCCGGCCCAGCCCCGAGCTGGTGCTGGCCCTGGCCGAGGGCCTGGCCGTGCCCCTGCGCGAGCGCAACACCCTCCTCCTGGCGGCCGGGTTCGCCCCCCGGTACGGCGAAGCGCCCCTCGACTCACCGGGCATGGCCCGGGTCCAGGCCTCGCTGCAGCGCCTGCTCGACGCCCACGCCCCGTTCCCGGGCGTGGTGCTCGACCGCCACTGGGACGTGGTGCTGGCCAACGGGCCCGCAGCCACCCTCACCGGGCTGCTGCCGGCCGACCTGGCGGGGCCCCCGCTGAACATGTTCCGCGCCGGCCTCCACCCCGATGGCCTGGCCGCCCACACCCGCAACCTCGAGGACTGGGGTCGCTACCTGCTGGCCCAGCTCCGCCGGCTGGTCGCCGTGACCGGCGACGCCGAGCTGGCCGCCCTCGAGGCCGAGGTCGGCACCTACCCGAACGTGGTCGACCTCCGGGCGCGGCTCGACTGGGCCTCGCCCCGGGCCGAGCCCGACCTGCTCGTGCCCTGCGAGCTGGAGGTCGGGTCGACGGTGCTGTCGATGTTCACCACCCTGACCACCTTCGGCTCGCCCCGCGACATCACCCTCGACGAGCTGGCCGTGGAGCTGTTCTTCCCCTCCGACGCAGCCACCGAGGAGGCCCTGCGCGCCCTGGCGGCCCCGTCGGGCTGA